CAGGTCAGAGCGGGTCAGGAGGTGCCGGAGCGATGCCCGTCGATGTCCCTCAGCAGGTCCCGGATCACGTCCATCACACCGTCCGGACCCTGGACCACCACGTCGGCGAGCTCGGCGAGCACGTCGGGGCCGTCTCCCCCGTCGGAGCAGACGATCAGGGTCGGCGTGCCCTCCTTGCGCATCGTCCGCAGCTCGTCGAAGGCCTCCACGTCGCCCAGGTCGTCCCCGGCGAACAGGAAGGCGCCCGCCTCGAGCCGATCGGCCAGCGTGCGCACCGCCAGGCCCTTGTGCATCCCCGGAGCCCGGACCTCGACCACCAGGCGGCCCGGCTCCACGCTGAGCCCGTGCCGCTCGGCGGCCTGCTCGATCAACGGCAGCATCCGGCTGAAGGAGCCCTGGGGGTCGGGCAGCCGGCGAGTGTGCAGCGCCACGGCGAGCCCCTTGAGCTCGACGTAGGCGTCGGGAGCCTGCGCCCGGCGCAGCAGCGTGGGCACCTCCCGGACGAAGGAGGCCAGCCCGTGCGGCGGGCGCGGGGAGATCACCCGGCGCTCGGTCGAGGTCCAGCGCTCGTTGCCGTACTGGCCGAGCACGTGGAACTCCTTGCCCAGCTCGGCCACGCGGGCGCCGAGCACGTCGAGGTCTCCCAGCGCCAGGGCCTGGCGGGCCGGCCGGCCGGTGACCACGGCGATACCGCGGACCCGCTTGGCCAGCTCGAGGAGCAGGTCGGGGGCGTCGGGGTGGATGTGGGCCTGGGTGGGGTCGTCGACGATGGGCGCCAGCGTGCCGTCGAAGTCCAGCCCGACCACCAGGGTCTCCGCGGACGCGACGAGTGCGGCGTACTGATCGGCCACCTGCGGGGTGGGGAGCTCCATGCCCTCCACTCTCTCAGATCCGGGCGGGAGTGACTCAGCCCGTCAGAATGACGGTCAACCGGTCCTGCTTCATCGGGGCGACCGCGGGCTGCACCCGCTGGAAGCCCAGGTCCAGCGCCAGCAGCTCGGCCGCCGCCTTGAGCCGCTGGGGGAAGTAGACCGTCGGGGCGGGGATCGTGCCGACCCAGTTGTCGGTGCCCACGACCTGCCAGCCGGCGCCGCTGATCTTCTCGGCGGTGCTCGCGGCGAGCCCCTTGATGCCGGTGTTGTTGTAGACCTCGACGTAGATCTTCCCGCGTTCCACCGCGGGCTTCTCCGGCTCGGGCGGGGGCTCCGGCGCGGGTGCCGGCTCCGGAGCGGCCTCGGTCGTGGGGGTCGGGGTGCTGGCCACCGTCTCCACCCGGCGCTCCTGCTCGGGCTGGTCCTTGGTCGCCACGAAGGCGACGCCGGCCATCGCGACCGCGATCACGCTCAGCATGACCAGCGGGGACGGGTAGGCGACCCCGCGCTCGTCGCGCTTCATCTCAGACCTCGAAGCCCAGGCGGCGGGCGGAGCGCTGACGCTGACGCTGGGAGCGGAGCCGTCGCAGCCGACGGACCAGCAGCGGGTCGGCCTCGAGGGCCTCCTGGCGGTCGATCAGCGCGTTGAGCACCTGGTAGTAGCGGGTCGAGCTCATGTCGAACTTCTCGCGGACCGCCTGCTCCTTGGCGCCGGCGTACTTCCACCAGTGACGCTCGAACTCCAGGATCTCTCGGTCGCGGTCGCTGAGGCCCTGGGCGGCCTCGGGCTCCGGGGCCGGGAGGGCGTTCGCTGCGTCCATGTCGTGTGTCTCCCTGATGGTCGCTGGCGGCGGGTCGTCGAACAGGCGTGCGCGACCCACTCTAGGCGACGAACCACAACGATGTCATTCGCTTGGCGCGAGTCGCGACCGCGCGTCCCCTAGGGTGAGGCCTGTGACCGCACCCGGCTCCGCAGACCTCGTCATCGTCGCCAACAGGCTGCCCGTCGACCGCTACGAGATGCCGGACGGCAGCATGGGCTGGCGCCGCTCCCCCGGCGGTCTGGTGAGTGCCCTCGAACCCGTGCTGCGGGCCAACGACGGGGCCTGGATCGGCTGGCCCGGCGGCACCGACGAGGTGCACGAGCCGTTCGTCGCCGACGGGCTCGACCTGGTGCCGGTCTCGCTGAGCGCCGACGAGCTCGAAGAGTTCTACGAGGGCTTCTCCAACGCCACCCTCTGGCCGCTCTACCACGACGTGGTGGCCAAGCCGGAGTTCCACCGCGAGTGGTGGGAGTCCTACGTCCGGGTCAACCAGCGGTTCGCCGACAAGGCCGCCGAGGTGGCCGCGGAGAACGCCACCGTCTGGGTCCACGACTACCAGCTCCAGCTGGTCCCGTCGATGCTGCGGGCGCTCCGCCCCGACCTGCGCATCGGCTTCTACCTGCACATCCCGTTCCCGCCCACCGAGCTCTTCCAGCAGCTGCCGTGGCGCCGCCAGGTGCTCGAGGGGCTGCTCGGAGCCGACCTGATCGGCTTCCAGCTGCCCGGCGGCGCGCAGAACTTCATCCGCCTGGTCCGCCAGCGGGTGGGGCACAAGACGCACCGCGACCTGGTCTACCTGCCCGACGGGCGCACCGTGCGGGCCGCGGCGTTCCCGATCTCCATCGACGCCGCGGACTTCGAGGAGCTGGCGCGCTCCGAGCCGGTCCAGCGCCGCGCCGCGGAGATCCGCGAGGCCCTGGGCAACCCCACCAAGGTCTTCCTGGGGATCGACCGGCTCGACTACACCAAGGGCATCTACGCCCGGCTGCGCGCCTTCGGCGAGCTGATCGAGGACGGGCACATCGACGTCAGCGACGCCGTCTTCGTCCAGGTCGCCACGCCCTCGCGAGAGCGGGTCGAGCAGTACCGGATCCTGCGCGACGAGATCGACCGGCTGGTCGGCCGCCTCAACGGCGACCTGGGCCGGATCGGGTCCCCGGCCATCTCCTACATGCACTCCTCCTTCCCCCGGGAGGAGATGGCGGCGCTCTACCGGGCCGCGGACATCATGGTCGTCACCCCGCTGCGCGACGGGATGAACCTGGTCGCCAAGGAGTACGTCGCCTGCCGCTACGACGACGACGGGGCGCTGGTGCTCTCGGAGTTCGCCGGCGCCGCCAACGAGCTGCGCCAGGCCTGGCTGATCAACCCCTACGACATCAACGGGATGAAGGCCGCCCTGCTCGAGGCATTCCAGGCCCCGCCCCGGGAGCGGAGCCGGCGGATGAAGGCGATGCGCAAGACGGTCGTGGAGCACGACGTGAAGAAGTGGGCCACGGAGTTCCTCGACGAGCTGTCCGAGGTCCGCGGCGACCACGGCAAGACGGTCCGGCCGGCGAAGCCGTAGCCCTCAGGCGCGCATCTCCTCGATCAGCGGTCCGGCCAGCTCGGGCGGCAGCGCCGCCCACCCGGGCTCGTAGCCGTA
The window above is part of the Nocardioides campestrisoli genome. Proteins encoded here:
- the otsB gene encoding trehalose-phosphatase is translated as MELPTPQVADQYAALVASAETLVVGLDFDGTLAPIVDDPTQAHIHPDAPDLLLELAKRVRGIAVVTGRPARQALALGDLDVLGARVAELGKEFHVLGQYGNERWTSTERRVISPRPPHGLASFVREVPTLLRRAQAPDAYVELKGLAVALHTRRLPDPQGSFSRMLPLIEQAAERHGLSVEPGRLVVEVRAPGMHKGLAVRTLADRLEAGAFLFAGDDLGDVEAFDELRTMRKEGTPTLIVCSDGGDGPDVLAELADVVVQGPDGVMDVIRDLLRDIDGHRSGTS
- a CDS encoding LytR C-terminal domain-containing protein, which encodes MKRDERGVAYPSPLVMLSVIAVAMAGVAFVATKDQPEQERRVETVASTPTPTTEAAPEPAPAPEPPPEPEKPAVERGKIYVEVYNNTGIKGLAASTAEKISGAGWQVVGTDNWVGTIPAPTVYFPQRLKAAAELLALDLGFQRVQPAVAPMKQDRLTVILTG
- a CDS encoding DUF3263 domain-containing protein — translated: MDAANALPAPEPEAAQGLSDRDREILEFERHWWKYAGAKEQAVREKFDMSSTRYYQVLNALIDRQEALEADPLLVRRLRRLRSQRQRQRSARRLGFEV
- a CDS encoding alpha,alpha-trehalose-phosphate synthase (UDP-forming) is translated as MTAPGSADLVIVANRLPVDRYEMPDGSMGWRRSPGGLVSALEPVLRANDGAWIGWPGGTDEVHEPFVADGLDLVPVSLSADELEEFYEGFSNATLWPLYHDVVAKPEFHREWWESYVRVNQRFADKAAEVAAENATVWVHDYQLQLVPSMLRALRPDLRIGFYLHIPFPPTELFQQLPWRRQVLEGLLGADLIGFQLPGGAQNFIRLVRQRVGHKTHRDLVYLPDGRTVRAAAFPISIDAADFEELARSEPVQRRAAEIREALGNPTKVFLGIDRLDYTKGIYARLRAFGELIEDGHIDVSDAVFVQVATPSRERVEQYRILRDEIDRLVGRLNGDLGRIGSPAISYMHSSFPREEMAALYRAADIMVVTPLRDGMNLVAKEYVACRYDDDGALVLSEFAGAANELRQAWLINPYDINGMKAALLEAFQAPPRERSRRMKAMRKTVVEHDVKKWATEFLDELSEVRGDHGKTVRPAKP